From a single Pseudalkalibacillus hwajinpoensis genomic region:
- a CDS encoding YfkD famly protein translates to MKKIVLMIFLLTMILPLTTMAKEDKTAEKKLKVPDSAVNISKENTYPNPTQDLPTLQPSELTKELTESTEVTIDNPELIQILNDSSISPSKLAIGYRASIYLGKWALNYESHETNVNWQYKQSNVNRVDNRGGTGPVQITYRQEEEKKVNGGLTASIPDSEDVKKMMMMKASEKTKLSLSFQTMIGRDTKKSNVYNVGPKHYGTLTSYVPAVNEKGKVTYGEVYLVLKGSKKKIEVRNVTQQGIGAWIPVQDYLSFEFYTRQ, encoded by the coding sequence ATGAAGAAAATAGTTCTTATGATCTTCCTTTTAACCATGATCTTACCGTTAACAACGATGGCTAAGGAAGATAAGACGGCAGAAAAGAAATTAAAAGTTCCTGATTCTGCTGTTAATATCTCAAAAGAAAATACGTACCCAAACCCAACACAGGACCTTCCGACACTGCAGCCAAGTGAGTTGACAAAAGAATTAACGGAATCGACAGAGGTGACAATCGATAATCCTGAACTTATCCAGATACTGAATGATTCGTCGATTTCACCATCAAAACTAGCGATTGGATATCGAGCAAGCATTTACCTTGGTAAATGGGCCTTGAATTATGAATCGCATGAAACAAATGTCAACTGGCAATACAAACAGTCGAATGTGAATAGAGTTGACAATAGAGGTGGAACAGGCCCGGTGCAAATAACTTACCGCCAGGAAGAAGAAAAGAAGGTGAACGGTGGTTTAACAGCCTCGATACCGGATAGTGAAGATGTAAAGAAGATGATGATGATGAAGGCATCTGAGAAAACGAAGCTTTCACTTTCATTCCAGACGATGATTGGAAGAGATACAAAGAAAAGTAACGTCTACAATGTTGGTCCAAAGCATTATGGTACGCTTACAAGCTATGTGCCCGCTGTTAATGAAAAAGGTAAAGTAACGTACGGTGAAGTGTACCTTGTGTTAAAAGGAAGCAAGAAGAAAATAGAAGTGCGAAATGTAACCCAGCAGGGAATCGGTGCGTGGATCCCTGTGCAGGATTACTTGAGTTTTGAATTTTATACACGCCAATAA
- a CDS encoding class I SAM-dependent methyltransferase, giving the protein MPDQKENVILQLSSALNNYNIPYFFINETALWLQGALTELDSIAISVQWDGFESVTKELNNRYGGSIPIHSTDRSCVVYEIDGYMVNVECTYNTVVRTNPYLIEVPFNDHTIPCLSLYYYQPFPKWTKIVNEHLKTMQDNMTEQNQVSWNQQNYEALLNRFGSPQEAAVKLKENPTGRLKSLIPYLPPLEGKQVANLMGSHGMKATSMGLLGADVTVIDFSYENERYAKELAVASGVTISYYVSDILKLGPEHNGKFDVVVMELGILHYFLDLHPLFKVVKRLLSPEGTFILQDFHPVSTKLITSKGKKHKVDGNYFDPSIHKIGVAYEKHLSSEDGNVVLQRKWTLGEVLTSMADESLIIRQVVEEPNIKLNDRGIPKVFTVKAMKQ; this is encoded by the coding sequence ATGCCTGACCAAAAGGAAAACGTCATATTACAGCTTTCTTCAGCACTAAACAACTATAACATTCCTTATTTCTTTATAAATGAAACCGCACTCTGGCTTCAAGGAGCCCTTACTGAACTTGATTCTATAGCGATTTCGGTTCAATGGGATGGTTTTGAGTCCGTCACAAAAGAATTAAACAACCGATACGGGGGTTCTATACCGATCCATTCTACCGACCGATCTTGTGTTGTTTATGAGATCGACGGCTACATGGTAAATGTTGAATGCACGTACAATACAGTCGTTCGTACAAACCCTTATTTAATCGAAGTTCCCTTTAACGATCACACAATACCGTGTCTTTCGCTCTATTATTATCAACCATTTCCTAAATGGACTAAAATCGTAAATGAGCATCTTAAAACAATGCAGGACAACATGACAGAGCAAAATCAAGTTTCATGGAACCAGCAGAATTATGAAGCTCTTCTTAATCGTTTCGGATCTCCACAGGAAGCAGCAGTAAAATTAAAAGAGAACCCAACCGGACGTTTAAAATCTCTTATTCCCTATCTTCCTCCTCTAGAAGGAAAACAGGTGGCTAATTTAATGGGTTCACACGGAATGAAAGCCACTTCAATGGGATTACTTGGAGCGGACGTTACAGTCATCGATTTTTCTTATGAGAATGAACGTTACGCCAAAGAACTGGCTGTTGCAAGTGGTGTCACTATCTCATACTATGTATCAGATATTCTAAAACTGGGTCCTGAACATAATGGAAAATTCGATGTAGTAGTTATGGAACTCGGGATCTTACATTACTTTCTTGATCTACATCCGCTTTTCAAAGTAGTTAAACGTCTTCTTTCACCAGAAGGTACATTCATTCTCCAGGATTTCCACCCGGTTTCTACTAAACTGATAACTTCTAAAGGGAAGAAACATAAGGTAGATGGGAATTATTTTGATCCATCCATCCATAAAATAGGCGTTGCTTATGAAAAACATTTGTCGAGCGAAGATGGAAACGTCGTTCTTCAGCGAAAGTGGACGCTTGGAGAAGTGTTAACAAGCATGGCGGATGAAAGTCTTATTATCAGGCAAGTCGTTGAGGAACCGAATATAAAACTTAATGACCGTGGTATCCCAAAAGTGTTTACCGTTAAGGCTATGAAACAGTAA
- a CDS encoding heavy metal translocating P-type ATPase: MEQVNIQSHAYQSHTSFWWQAMKQHGELAAALLSGFIIAFAWVMEGTFTPSIESILYITAFVIGGFAKAKEGIEDSIADRDVNVELLMIIAAIGAGSIGYWTEGAILIFIFALSGALETYTLNKSERELESLMEIQPETATVVRNGIEKVVPSSSLSIGDTILIRPGERVPADGVIRKGQTSLDQAAITGESIPVIKRIDDDVFAGTLNISGHLTVEMTKRSEDTVFQKIISLVQEAQDQKAPSQLFIEKLEGWYVKIVLLTGALLMVLPHYTFGWTWEETIYRAMVFLVVASPCALVASIMPATLSAISAGARNGILFKGGVHLEQLGSMKAVALDKTGTLTEGSPVVTDVLTRHDVNEDDFIKAVASIERQSTHPLAKAIVTYAGSVKWFEPDEMVDHSGWGVEAKINETTWKVGKLEFFATAVGFDSFETQYNRLQKNGKTIVLASDQNGIAGMIALKDKVRSESAEMVKALMYRGIEPVMLTGDSEQTAKAIAEEVGIKTFYANCLPEDKVTKMQELKEQYGSVGMIGDGINDAPALAVSDVGIAMGQGTDVALETADVVLMKNDLGKLTRAVSLSNRLNQIVKQNVIFSIVVILLLIVSNFFQFLSLPLGVLGHEGSTILVILNGLRLLK; encoded by the coding sequence ATGGAACAGGTAAATATTCAATCACACGCATATCAATCGCACACTTCCTTCTGGTGGCAGGCGATGAAACAACACGGTGAGCTTGCAGCTGCTTTATTAAGTGGATTTATCATTGCATTCGCTTGGGTAATGGAAGGTACTTTTACTCCTTCTATTGAATCCATCCTCTATATCACAGCGTTTGTCATTGGCGGCTTTGCAAAAGCAAAAGAAGGCATCGAGGATTCGATCGCGGACAGAGATGTGAATGTAGAACTTCTTATGATTATTGCGGCGATTGGAGCCGGTAGCATTGGCTATTGGACAGAAGGCGCTATTCTCATTTTTATTTTTGCGCTAAGTGGGGCACTGGAAACCTATACTTTAAACAAAAGTGAACGTGAACTTGAGTCTTTAATGGAAATACAGCCAGAAACTGCAACGGTTGTTAGAAATGGCATAGAAAAAGTCGTTCCATCTTCCTCCTTATCGATTGGAGATACCATCCTCATTCGACCTGGTGAGCGTGTACCGGCTGATGGCGTGATCAGGAAAGGGCAGACATCACTTGATCAGGCAGCGATAACAGGAGAATCAATTCCTGTTATTAAACGAATTGATGATGACGTATTTGCTGGCACATTAAACATTTCAGGACATCTAACAGTAGAAATGACTAAGCGGAGTGAAGATACTGTTTTCCAGAAAATCATCTCGCTCGTACAGGAAGCACAGGACCAAAAAGCCCCTTCACAACTATTTATTGAAAAACTTGAAGGCTGGTATGTAAAAATTGTTCTTTTAACAGGTGCTCTCCTGATGGTTCTTCCTCATTACACATTCGGTTGGACATGGGAGGAAACCATTTACCGAGCGATGGTCTTTCTTGTTGTAGCTTCACCATGTGCCCTCGTTGCATCGATTATGCCAGCAACATTATCAGCCATTTCTGCAGGTGCAAGAAACGGGATTCTCTTTAAAGGTGGCGTCCACCTTGAGCAACTTGGGTCAATGAAGGCTGTAGCGCTTGACAAAACAGGTACACTTACTGAAGGATCACCTGTGGTAACAGATGTTCTCACACGGCACGACGTGAACGAAGATGATTTTATCAAAGCCGTGGCGTCAATTGAACGCCAATCGACTCACCCACTCGCTAAAGCGATTGTCACCTATGCTGGATCAGTCAAATGGTTTGAACCTGATGAAATGGTAGATCACTCGGGATGGGGTGTTGAAGCGAAAATCAATGAAACAACGTGGAAGGTTGGGAAATTGGAATTCTTCGCTACTGCAGTTGGGTTCGACTCTTTTGAAACTCAATACAATCGACTCCAAAAAAACGGGAAAACAATCGTCCTTGCATCTGACCAAAACGGAATCGCTGGAATGATTGCACTAAAAGATAAAGTAAGAAGCGAATCAGCGGAAATGGTAAAAGCATTAATGTATCGCGGTATTGAACCCGTTATGCTGACCGGAGATAGTGAACAAACAGCAAAAGCAATTGCAGAAGAAGTTGGAATCAAAACCTTCTATGCAAATTGCCTGCCTGAAGATAAAGTAACAAAAATGCAGGAGTTGAAAGAACAATATGGGTCAGTTGGTATGATCGGAGATGGCATAAACGACGCACCTGCTCTGGCTGTTTCAGATGTAGGTATTGCAATGGGCCAGGGCACTGACGTAGCCCTTGAAACAGCAGATGTTGTTTTAATGAAAAATGACCTCGGAAAGCTAACGAGAGCAGTAAGCCTTTCGAATCGTCTAAATCAAATCGTAAAACAAAATGTTATATTCTCAATTGTTGTCATCCTGCTCCTCATCGTATCTAACTTCTTTCAGTTCTTATCTCTTCCACTAGGTGTCCTCGGACATGAAGGCAGTACGATCCTTGTTATTCTGAATGGCCTTCGATTACTAAAATAA
- a CDS encoding OsmC family protein: protein MEFKMKKEETGFTADFEYGRLHISGDEQFGFRPYQLLVSSVAVCSGGVLRQILDKKRMVYKDIKIKADVTRNAEEANRVEKINLHFTLIGDLDEQKVERALKLTKKHCSMAQSIIGSIDLEETFDIVYSE, encoded by the coding sequence TTGGAATTTAAAATGAAAAAAGAAGAAACTGGTTTTACAGCTGATTTTGAATACGGTAGGTTACATATTTCAGGTGATGAACAGTTTGGTTTTCGGCCATACCAGCTTCTTGTTTCATCCGTAGCGGTTTGCAGCGGTGGTGTGCTTCGTCAGATTCTGGATAAAAAGCGTATGGTATATAAAGATATCAAAATTAAAGCAGACGTTACCCGTAATGCCGAAGAAGCTAATCGGGTTGAGAAAATCAACCTTCACTTTACGCTAATAGGTGACCTTGATGAACAAAAGGTTGAGCGAGCACTCAAATTAACAAAGAAACACTGTTCGATGGCTCAATCCATCATAGGAAGTATTGATTTAGAAGAAACATTTGATATTGTTTATAGCGAATAA
- a CDS encoding MATE family efflux transporter has protein sequence MNKSYDFTQGNITKQMVYFSLPIFLTNLLQTSYQFIDSIWVGNLLGSNALGAISIAAPVIFTVLSFIIGVNSATLTVLSQRKGSGDKRGLVESLNAFVVALTILSVTFGIIGFIFTDSILRFLGTPDEIFNSTKVYLRINFLGILFLFGYNFIGTVLRALGDSKTPIRFVFFAVILNAGLDPLFISYFNWGIEGAAYATILSQSAAFLYGVIYSVWKSKVPFTIPHFPDMKELKLISKLGFPAGLQMMTVSAGVTAIMGIVAGFGTQVVAGFGAAQRLDRIIMLPAFTLGAAVNSMAGQNIGSGKWGRVSDISKNGIILILTVSFTISAIIFLSAESMIRLFINDPKTIAFGETYLKTVAFFYPFLGINFVLNGVVKAAGAMFQVLVLNIISFWVLRVPLTYLFSQWLGAEGIAYGIGVSFVISSIFAIGYYRFGKWRTIEIFDKEQESNKERDEVPEGNKA, from the coding sequence ATGAATAAAAGCTACGATTTTACTCAGGGAAATATTACGAAGCAAATGGTTTATTTTTCTTTACCTATCTTTTTAACGAACCTCCTTCAAACGTCATATCAATTTATCGATAGCATCTGGGTAGGGAATTTACTTGGCTCCAATGCACTTGGGGCTATTTCAATAGCAGCACCGGTCATTTTCACAGTCCTTTCATTTATTATAGGTGTTAATAGCGCAACACTTACTGTTTTATCCCAACGCAAAGGGTCTGGTGATAAAAGAGGCTTAGTTGAATCATTAAATGCATTTGTCGTCGCTTTAACCATCCTATCGGTTACATTTGGGATTATCGGATTTATTTTCACTGATTCTATCCTGAGATTTTTAGGAACTCCAGATGAAATTTTCAACAGTACGAAAGTGTACCTTCGCATTAACTTCCTTGGAATTCTCTTTCTATTTGGTTACAACTTTATAGGGACAGTGCTTCGCGCACTTGGGGATAGTAAAACGCCGATTCGGTTTGTGTTCTTTGCGGTTATTTTAAATGCAGGTCTCGATCCGCTCTTTATCAGCTATTTCAACTGGGGAATTGAAGGTGCGGCATATGCTACCATTCTTTCTCAAAGTGCCGCCTTTTTGTACGGTGTGATTTATTCAGTCTGGAAGTCGAAGGTGCCCTTTACCATTCCTCATTTTCCAGATATGAAAGAGCTCAAGCTGATATCTAAACTCGGATTCCCTGCTGGTCTCCAGATGATGACGGTATCTGCAGGTGTAACAGCTATAATGGGAATTGTTGCAGGGTTTGGAACTCAAGTTGTCGCCGGTTTTGGGGCAGCGCAGCGTCTTGATCGGATCATTATGTTACCCGCCTTCACGCTGGGAGCAGCTGTTAACAGTATGGCTGGACAGAACATTGGTTCAGGTAAATGGGGGCGTGTTTCGGATATTTCAAAAAACGGGATTATTCTTATTTTGACCGTTTCTTTTACGATAAGTGCAATCATTTTTCTAAGCGCAGAATCAATGATTCGATTATTTATTAATGATCCAAAAACAATTGCCTTTGGTGAAACGTACTTAAAAACAGTCGCGTTTTTCTATCCTTTTCTAGGCATTAATTTTGTTTTAAATGGTGTTGTGAAAGCAGCAGGAGCAATGTTCCAGGTTCTTGTGCTTAATATTATTTCGTTCTGGGTACTCCGTGTGCCATTAACCTATTTATTCTCTCAATGGCTTGGTGCAGAAGGGATCGCTTATGGAATCGGAGTAAGCTTCGTGATTTCAAGTATTTTCGCGATTGGTTATTACCGTTTTGGCAAGTGGCGGACTATTGAGATCTTTGACAAAGAGCAAGAATCGAACAAAGAGCGCGATGAGGTTCCTGAAGGAAATAAAGCTTAA
- the pdaA gene encoding delta-lactam-biosynthetic de-N-acetylase gives MVAIVFALLVSFTSVEAQAVSNESHDWYFKRSNDHAPATTEPEFLEMLTKSGGYFIGNTDQRELYLTFDNGYENGYTSDILDILKQEEVPAAFFVTGHYLTDQPDLVKRMVKEGHIVGNHSWSHPDMTAISDDRIREELQKVKEEYTRLTGDKSMQYLRPPRGVFSERSLATSREEGYRNIFWSLAYKDWETNNQKGSKYAYDSIMKQVHPGAIMLLHTVSKDNAEALQKVLRDLKKDGYQFKSLDELVFTRTLPRPLAP, from the coding sequence ATGGTGGCAATTGTTTTTGCCCTGCTCGTGAGCTTTACGTCAGTAGAAGCCCAAGCAGTAAGCAATGAGTCGCATGATTGGTATTTTAAACGAAGTAATGATCACGCTCCTGCAACAACGGAGCCCGAGTTCTTAGAAATGCTAACAAAATCAGGTGGGTATTTTATTGGAAACACTGATCAAAGAGAATTGTATCTTACGTTTGACAATGGGTATGAAAATGGCTATACAAGCGATATTTTGGATATTCTCAAGCAAGAGGAGGTGCCGGCGGCTTTCTTTGTAACGGGCCATTATTTAACGGATCAACCGGATCTTGTAAAACGAATGGTGAAGGAAGGTCACATTGTTGGTAACCATTCCTGGAGTCATCCTGATATGACAGCTATTTCTGACGACAGGATAAGAGAAGAATTGCAAAAGGTAAAAGAAGAATACACACGACTAACAGGTGATAAATCGATGCAGTACTTGAGACCGCCAAGAGGGGTTTTTAGTGAAAGGTCTCTCGCAACCTCAAGAGAAGAAGGATACCGCAATATCTTCTGGTCACTTGCTTATAAAGATTGGGAAACTAATAACCAGAAGGGCAGTAAATATGCTTATGATTCCATTATGAAACAGGTCCATCCTGGAGCTATTATGCTTCTTCATACTGTTTCAAAAGATAATGCAGAGGCGCTGCAAAAGGTGCTCCGCGATTTAAAGAAGGATGGGTATCAATTTAAAAGTCTCGATGAGCTCGTGTTTACTCGCACGCTACCGCGACCGCTTGCGCCTTAA
- a CDS encoding VanZ family protein: MQTQNEDVQAGKWMKKSGAFALCIYLFALFYATLFIYNYYPYGKSVNLVLFDSIKLMWESGSYWLIFKNIIGNILLFMPLGFLVPVVSKKGESILLIAIIGLVTSTIIELLQYFIAQRIFDIDDILLNALGAVVGYLAFKLSLKLYKVIRKTK; this comes from the coding sequence ATGCAGACTCAGAATGAAGATGTACAAGCGGGGAAATGGATGAAGAAGAGTGGTGCATTCGCTTTATGTATTTACTTATTCGCTCTTTTCTACGCAACATTGTTTATTTATAATTACTATCCATATGGAAAATCGGTTAATCTCGTTTTGTTCGACAGTATCAAGCTGATGTGGGAGAGTGGGAGTTACTGGCTAATCTTCAAAAACATTATTGGCAATATATTACTCTTTATGCCGCTTGGTTTTTTAGTGCCAGTTGTTAGTAAAAAAGGTGAATCGATTCTACTCATCGCCATCATCGGATTAGTAACGAGTACTATTATTGAACTGCTTCAATATTTTATCGCTCAACGGATTTTTGATATTGATGATATTCTATTGAATGCTCTCGGTGCAGTTGTAGGCTATTTGGCCTTTAAGCTTTCGTTAAAGTTGTATAAAGTGATAAGGAAGACAAAATAA
- a CDS encoding VLRF1 family aeRF1-type release factor yields the protein MLLTEKLDQLKRAQVQKPDKVFTLYLNTDRRDADRQNGEWKIQLKNGFRNFEDYLKQSDNKEEMANFEKVKEKVQDEINRIENDLKRGLVIIASSDDQIWFVERTQVPVETNLYWEEEAQLDQLEELRNHYPNTGIILVHYDYVRILETELGFLTKSEEYAWDPDQDNWRIYEGTTGNENIAGNGSTAQRELYEDRVKANRERWYKSMAAKLDKKAKSRQWEKIYVAGEKEEAGELNELMNKEAVVVGKNYADKRDDEVIDALVS from the coding sequence ATGTTATTAACAGAAAAGCTTGATCAACTAAAACGTGCACAGGTGCAAAAACCAGATAAAGTCTTTACCCTATATTTAAATACAGACCGTCGTGATGCAGATCGCCAAAACGGCGAATGGAAGATCCAATTGAAAAATGGCTTCCGAAACTTTGAAGATTACTTGAAGCAGAGTGACAATAAAGAAGAGATGGCTAATTTTGAAAAAGTAAAAGAAAAGGTTCAGGATGAGATTAATCGTATAGAAAATGACTTAAAGCGCGGACTGGTTATCATTGCATCTTCAGACGATCAAATCTGGTTCGTTGAGAGAACGCAGGTACCGGTTGAAACCAACCTTTACTGGGAAGAAGAAGCACAGCTAGATCAGTTAGAAGAGTTGAGGAATCACTATCCGAACACAGGTATTATCCTCGTGCATTATGACTATGTACGTATCCTTGAAACGGAGCTTGGCTTCCTTACAAAAAGTGAAGAATACGCATGGGACCCTGATCAAGATAACTGGAGAATATATGAAGGGACGACTGGAAACGAGAACATTGCCGGTAACGGTAGTACCGCCCAACGCGAGCTTTATGAAGATCGCGTAAAAGCAAATCGGGAAAGATGGTACAAATCGATGGCAGCGAAGCTTGATAAAAAAGCAAAAAGCCGTCAATGGGAGAAAATTTACGTAGCTGGCGAAAAAGAAGAAGCAGGCGAATTAAACGAGTTGATGAACAAAGAAGCGGTTGTAGTTGGTAAAAATTATGCAGACAAACGAGATGATGAAGTAATTGATGCACTTGTATCATAA
- a CDS encoding TlpA disulfide reductase family protein yields the protein MKLREEMPEFEGAKAWFNGEVAKADLVGNKPLTLVHFWSISCGLCKEAMPMVNEFRDEYKDDMNVVAVHMPRSEKDLDLDEIKQVADQHDISQPIFVDSDHKLTDAFENQYVPAYYVFDSEGKLRHFQAGGEGRKMLTKRITKLLDKAKKED from the coding sequence ATGAAATTACGTGAAGAAATGCCTGAATTCGAAGGCGCGAAAGCATGGTTTAACGGAGAAGTTGCAAAAGCGGACCTAGTAGGAAATAAACCACTCACACTTGTTCACTTCTGGTCTATCAGCTGTGGACTATGTAAAGAAGCAATGCCGATGGTAAATGAATTCCGTGACGAATATAAGGACGACATGAACGTCGTTGCTGTGCACATGCCTCGTTCTGAAAAAGATCTGGACCTTGATGAAATCAAACAAGTGGCAGATCAACACGATATTAGTCAGCCAATCTTTGTCGACAGTGACCACAAGCTTACTGACGCATTTGAGAACCAGTACGTCCCAGCATATTATGTATTCGATTCAGAAGGTAAGCTTCGCCACTTCCAGGCTGGTGGAGAAGGACGCAAAATGCTAACAAAACGAATCACTAAACTTCTAGATAAAGCAAAAAAAGAAGACTAG
- a CDS encoding MFS transporter encodes MNYLFETNRYRFIVLISIVFISGYSQGMLLPLLSILLEEAGVSSSMNGLNASALYIGILFASPFIEKPVRKFGYKPAISVGLLLVIVSITLIPFWQAFWFWFVLRIIVGIGDNLLHFATQLWITTTTPQEKRGRKIAIYGSAFGLGFAAGPLSTILVNFSIYLPFLLASGIALLTWLMLARIRNEFPDSLTEGSGRVFSKYGHVLKIGWAALLPSFGYGFLEASLHGNFPVYALRAGLDVHAVSILLPAFVVGSLIFQMPLGILSDKYGRKTILLISISIGWLCFSGAIFTTSVPILFILFFLAGMMVGSLFSLSITYLADLLPNNLLPTGNILAGIFFGIGSILGPYFGGVFIDWFREGSIFYAISGMLLFLFTATAMHRSQDHTANYSTSS; translated from the coding sequence GTGAACTATTTGTTTGAAACAAATCGCTATCGTTTTATCGTCCTTATTTCCATTGTTTTTATCTCTGGTTATTCTCAAGGGATGCTACTGCCTCTCTTATCTATATTGTTAGAAGAAGCAGGCGTTTCCTCCAGCATGAATGGATTAAATGCCTCTGCACTCTACATCGGCATTTTGTTTGCATCACCTTTCATCGAAAAACCGGTGCGCAAGTTCGGCTACAAACCAGCCATTTCTGTTGGACTTCTTCTTGTAATCGTGTCGATCACGCTGATTCCATTCTGGCAGGCGTTCTGGTTCTGGTTTGTTCTTCGAATTATCGTTGGAATTGGCGACAACCTGCTTCACTTTGCTACACAACTATGGATTACGACAACTACCCCACAAGAAAAACGGGGACGAAAAATTGCTATTTATGGATCAGCATTCGGTCTTGGCTTTGCTGCAGGACCACTCTCGACCATTCTTGTTAACTTTTCTATCTACTTACCATTCCTCCTTGCTTCAGGAATTGCTCTACTCACGTGGCTAATGTTAGCAAGAATTCGAAATGAATTTCCAGATTCACTAACAGAGGGCTCAGGGAGAGTGTTCTCGAAATACGGTCATGTTCTTAAAATTGGATGGGCAGCACTGCTCCCTTCCTTCGGCTATGGGTTTCTAGAAGCTTCTCTTCACGGAAATTTCCCGGTTTACGCCCTTAGAGCAGGACTTGATGTACATGCGGTTTCTATTCTTCTCCCAGCATTTGTCGTTGGAAGTCTCATTTTTCAAATGCCACTAGGAATCCTAAGCGATAAATATGGTCGTAAAACCATTTTACTTATTAGTATTTCAATTGGATGGCTTTGCTTCTCAGGTGCCATTTTCACTACATCTGTACCTATTCTCTTTATCCTATTCTTTCTTGCAGGCATGATGGTTGGATCATTGTTTTCTTTAAGTATTACGTACTTAGCTGATCTCCTTCCAAACAACCTGCTACCAACAGGGAACATTCTAGCTGGTATATTCTTTGGCATTGGTAGTATACTCGGACCGTATTTTGGTGGAGTCTTCATCGATTGGTTTAGAGAAGGTAGTATCTTTTATGCCATCAGTGGGATGTTGCTATTCTTATTTACCGCTACTGCCATGCATCGCAGTCAGGACCACACTGCAAATTATTCAACTTCATCATGA
- a CDS encoding pyridoxamine 5'-phosphate oxidase family protein: MSQSEIKNKVLNIFDSHYVGTLSTVKDNKPHSRFMTFFHDELTLMTPTSKETHKVEDIEQNHNVHVLLGYDGEGWHDRYVEVQGHVTIDDSKETKEKLWGDQLKRWFESPEDPNYVVLKITPDTIRLMNEGENTPETLEL, encoded by the coding sequence ATGTCACAATCTGAAATTAAAAATAAAGTACTGAACATCTTTGATTCTCATTATGTAGGTACACTCAGCACGGTCAAGGATAATAAACCACATTCAAGATTCATGACGTTTTTCCATGACGAACTAACGTTAATGACACCAACAAGTAAAGAGACACATAAGGTTGAAGATATTGAACAGAACCACAACGTCCATGTTCTTCTCGGATATGATGGCGAAGGTTGGCACGATCGCTATGTAGAAGTCCAGGGTCACGTAACAATTGACGATTCAAAAGAAACTAAGGAAAAGTTATGGGGAGATCAATTGAAGCGCTGGTTCGAATCTCCAGAGGATCCAAACTACGTTGTCCTTAAAATCACTCCGGATACGATTCGCCTTATGAATGAAGGAGAAAATACACCTGAAACACTTGAGTTATAG
- a CDS encoding YczE/YyaS/YitT family protein, whose translation MRKLKIKRFLFYVIGLFVLTAGITFTIKSDIGAGAWDALNVGLADTIGLTVGSWVIIVGIILMFVNAFLIKAWPDFFALITILVTGVFIDFWLLYVFESWIVEDVFLAYGIFIVGMIFIGLGIAIYLQAKFAVIPIDGLMLAIHQKTGLSIRTSKTIGELIALLAAVLFSGPIGMGTLFITFGIGPLVQFFYPTFEKMNA comes from the coding sequence ATGCGGAAGTTGAAAATAAAACGGTTCTTGTTCTATGTAATCGGTCTTTTTGTATTAACGGCAGGTATAACATTTACAATTAAATCAGATATCGGAGCGGGGGCATGGGATGCTCTCAACGTTGGATTAGCTGATACGATTGGATTGACGGTGGGAAGCTGGGTCATTATTGTAGGTATCATACTAATGTTTGTGAATGCTTTTCTGATAAAAGCATGGCCTGATTTTTTTGCTCTAATTACTATTTTGGTTACTGGAGTGTTTATTGATTTCTGGCTGCTTTATGTGTTTGAAAGCTGGATAGTGGAAGACGTTTTCCTTGCTTATGGCATTTTTATTGTTGGAATGATTTTCATTGGTCTTGGTATTGCCATTTATCTTCAGGCTAAATTTGCGGTTATTCCAATCGACGGGCTTATGCTAGCGATTCATCAGAAGACTGGATTAAGCATTCGAACATCCAAGACGATTGGAGAACTTATTGCCCTTCTGGCTGCCGTTCTATTTAGTGGTCCAATTGGTATGGGGACTCTTTTCATTACATTTGGCATTGGGCCACTCGTACAGTTCTTCTATCCTACTTTCGAAAAAATGAACGCTTAG